A region from the Wolbachia endosymbiont of Folsomia candida genome encodes:
- the dnaE gene encoding DNA polymerase III subunit alpha codes for MFIHLRVHSVYSLLESSVKIEELIGLCVQHKMPAVAITDSGNLFGSLEFAEYAANRGIQPIIGCNIVVKHDDQDLSILLLAKDEQGYTNLVSLVSESFKKRKISSDAPYIEFDELLNSNTGLIVLTGGCNGILAQLLSTQDKETIDRLISTFDDRLYVELQRHGFSKELELEETLIDFAYQHNIPLVATNDVFFSNRSDYEAYDILTCISEGSYAVEGNRKKLTTEHYFKSVTEMEKLFSDIPEAIHNTLVISQRCSYMPRSIQPILPKFPCREGKTENEELKEQAIAGLKLRIAKSSPVTKTLSPVMQVADTGIFLDSSITHWDDTQPDGDTRLDHGHDIDLKQYYDRLDYELSVITSMNYAGYFLIVSDFIRWSKANGIPVGPGRGSGAGSIVAWSLQITDLDPIKFGLIFERFLNPDRVSMPDFDIDFCQEKRDLVIDYVQKKYGYVGQIITFGKLQARAVLRDVGRVMQMPYSQVDKISKMVPFNPVNPVTLSQAIELDQNLQKERDSDEVIAKLLDISLKLEGIYRHVSTHAAGIVICDQKLENFVPVYYDPNSALPITQYSMKYVEKAGLVKFDFLGLGTLTLIDHVCRLINRGGQKIDILAVDLDDQKTYEMLSRGDAIGVFQLESSGMRESLIKLKPDCIGDIIALISLYRPGPMDNIPTYIARKHGLEKPDYIHPLLEEVLKETFGVIIYQEQVMEIARILSGYSLAEADLLRRAMGKKIKAEMDKQRELFVSGATKNGVTHDRASYIFDLVAKFAGYGFNKSHAAAYAIISYQTAYLKANYPLEFFTALMNLNIDDRDKLNLFYHAAKFSGVNVLPPDINKSQAEFSIEGECIRYGIAALRNVGFSIAEGIVNERSCYYNDIWEFIENSGHIINKRALESLIKSGACDSAHKNRKQLYESIGMLIYFANKNKQDRESNQADLFGKLDVLKPKLENVEDFDEDEKLEHELFSLGFYLTNHPLKKFRFFLEELNIGFIGEHKTAKTAGVILNVRMRTSERGRFVILTLSDPHNVSEIAFYNNEIIEEKRDLFSPGTFVIIDLETSGDRTRLVGKDISDFTERITSAIKGLILVVDCADPQKTTMELQEILKNRGKTKILLKLLLEKHKVSVLLPETYSIAPQVIYEISNLSWVKDVEINTNNLLI; via the coding sequence ATGTTCATACACTTACGTGTTCATAGCGTTTACTCACTGCTTGAAAGTTCTGTTAAAATTGAAGAGCTGATAGGTCTTTGTGTGCAGCATAAGATGCCAGCAGTTGCGATTACTGATTCAGGTAATTTATTTGGCTCGCTTGAGTTTGCAGAATATGCTGCAAATAGAGGAATACAGCCTATAATAGGATGTAACATTGTAGTTAAACATGATGATCAAGATTTATCTATACTGTTACTTGCAAAGGATGAGCAAGGATATACTAACCTAGTCAGTTTAGTTAGTGAATCATTTAAAAAACGCAAAATTAGTAGTGACGCTCCTTATATTGAATTTGATGAATTATTGAATTCAAATACAGGTTTAATTGTTTTAACTGGCGGATGTAATGGGATATTAGCGCAGTTATTATCAACACAAGATAAAGAAACTATTGATAGGTTAATATCAACGTTTGATGACCGTTTATATGTTGAATTGCAGCGTCATGGATTTAGCAAGGAATTAGAACTGGAAGAAACTTTAATAGACTTTGCTTATCAGCACAATATTCCCCTGGTTGCAACAAATGATGTATTTTTTTCTAATAGGTCAGATTATGAGGCTTATGACATATTAACATGCATATCCGAAGGAAGTTATGCTGTGGAGGGTAACAGAAAGAAATTAACTACTGAGCATTATTTTAAGTCTGTAACAGAAATGGAGAAGCTGTTTAGTGATATTCCAGAGGCAATTCACAATACTTTGGTGATATCACAAAGGTGTTCTTATATGCCAAGAAGTATACAGCCTATATTGCCTAAATTTCCTTGCAGAGAGGGTAAAACTGAGAATGAAGAGCTGAAAGAGCAGGCAATCGCAGGGTTGAAGCTTCGTATTGCAAAATCTTCTCCTGTTACCAAAACACTTTCTCCTGTGATGCAAGTAGCTGACACTGGAATCTTTCTGGATTCCAGCATCACGCACTGGGATGACACCCAACCAGATGGTGACACACGACTGGATCATGGTCATGATATCGATCTTAAACAATACTATGACCGGTTAGATTATGAACTAAGTGTAATCACTTCAATGAACTATGCTGGTTACTTTCTAATAGTTTCAGACTTTATTCGATGGAGCAAAGCAAATGGCATTCCGGTTGGTCCAGGAAGAGGCTCAGGTGCAGGCTCAATTGTTGCTTGGAGCTTGCAGATTACAGATCTTGATCCAATAAAATTTGGATTAATATTTGAGAGATTTTTAAATCCTGATCGTGTATCGATGCCTGACTTTGACATCGATTTCTGTCAGGAAAAAAGAGACTTGGTTATTGACTATGTTCAGAAAAAATATGGGTATGTCGGTCAAATAATTACTTTTGGAAAATTGCAAGCAAGAGCAGTACTCCGTGATGTTGGGAGAGTGATGCAGATGCCTTACTCTCAGGTGGACAAGATATCTAAAATGGTTCCATTTAATCCAGTAAATCCTGTGACTTTGTCACAAGCGATTGAACTTGATCAAAATCTGCAGAAGGAACGTGATAGTGATGAAGTAATTGCAAAACTCCTTGATATATCTCTGAAACTTGAAGGTATATATCGGCACGTTTCAACACATGCTGCTGGAATTGTCATATGTGATCAAAAGTTAGAAAATTTTGTTCCTGTGTACTACGATCCAAATTCAGCTCTGCCAATCACCCAATATAGCATGAAATATGTGGAGAAAGCAGGGCTTGTAAAATTTGACTTTCTTGGACTTGGTACGCTTACACTAATAGATCATGTGTGTCGTTTAATTAATCGTGGTGGGCAAAAGATCGACATTTTGGCAGTAGATTTAGATGATCAAAAAACCTATGAAATGCTTTCACGCGGTGATGCGATTGGTGTGTTCCAACTTGAAAGTTCAGGGATGAGAGAATCTTTAATTAAATTAAAACCAGACTGCATTGGAGATATAATCGCTTTGATCTCTCTTTATCGCCCTGGTCCAATGGATAATATTCCAACTTACATTGCAAGAAAACATGGACTTGAAAAGCCAGATTACATTCATCCACTACTTGAAGAGGTGCTTAAGGAAACATTTGGAGTAATAATTTACCAAGAACAAGTGATGGAAATAGCCCGTATTCTTTCTGGGTATAGCTTAGCGGAAGCAGATCTTCTTAGGCGTGCTATGGGTAAGAAGATCAAAGCAGAAATGGATAAACAGCGTGAACTTTTTGTGAGTGGTGCTACGAAAAATGGTGTGACTCATGATAGAGCAAGTTACATTTTTGATCTAGTGGCGAAGTTTGCCGGTTATGGGTTCAATAAATCTCATGCTGCTGCGTATGCGATCATATCTTATCAAACTGCTTACCTTAAGGCCAATTATCCACTGGAATTCTTTACAGCACTAATGAACTTGAACATTGATGATCGAGATAAGCTGAATTTATTTTATCATGCAGCAAAGTTTAGTGGTGTTAATGTTCTTCCTCCTGATATAAACAAATCTCAAGCTGAATTTTCCATAGAAGGTGAGTGCATACGTTATGGCATCGCTGCTTTGAGGAATGTTGGCTTTTCCATAGCGGAAGGAATAGTAAATGAACGTTCATGTTATTATAATGATATATGGGAATTTATTGAAAATTCAGGACATATTATAAACAAAAGAGCACTAGAAAGCCTGATTAAATCTGGAGCTTGTGATAGTGCGCATAAGAACAGAAAGCAATTGTATGAATCAATTGGTATGCTTATTTACTTTGCAAATAAAAACAAACAGGATAGAGAATCAAATCAAGCTGATTTATTTGGTAAACTTGATGTTCTAAAACCAAAGCTTGAGAATGTAGAAGATTTTGATGAAGATGAAAAGTTAGAGCATGAATTATTTTCATTAGGATTTTATTTAACTAATCATCCGCTTAAAAAATTTAGATTTTTTTTAGAGGAGTTAAATATTGGGTTTATTGGAGAACATAAGACAGCAAAAACCGCTGGAGTGATATTAAATGTGCGTATGAGAACCTCAGAGCGTGGAAGATTTGTTATATTGACGCTTTCTGATCCACATAATGTTTCTGAAATAGCGTTCTACAATAATGAAATAATAGAAGAGAAAAGGGATTTATTTTCACCAGGAACATTTGTGATCATTGACCTTGAAACTTCAGGAGATAGGACAAGATTAGTGGGTAAAGATATATCTGATTTTACAGAAAGAATTACTTCAGCTATCAAAGGATTAATTTTAGTTGTTGATTGTGCTGATCCGCAAAAAACCACTATGGAGTTACAAGAAATATTAAAAAATAGAGGGAAAACTAAAATTCTGCTAAAACTTCTGCTTGAAAAGCATAAAGTGAGCGTACTATTACCGGAGACATACTCAATTGCTCCTCAAGTTATTTATGAGATATCTAACTTAAGCTGGGTAAAAGACGTAGAAATTAATACAAATAACTTGCTTATATAA